The Shewanella sp. KX20019 genome window below encodes:
- a CDS encoding insulinase family protein yields the protein MRSKKYLCLTMSLCAIAVISSGCSQQQSVAEQASSVVANASSVVDSNEIKKSVNDERSYRVITLDNELEVVLVSDPSIEKSAAALSVGVGSYQEPLEFGGLAHYLEHMLFLGTKTYPKVGEYADFVAKNGGTINAYTQLDHTNYMIAVNNGAYNEALARFSGFFYEPLLDAKYADKERNAVHSEWSMKGPNDYVIMGALDGLTLNQDHPISQFNWGNLNSLSDKGERTLQKELLAFFDKYYSANLMKASLISNRSLDEMEVLAKKHFSVIPNNGIDKPVIKALAATPSNVNKLIRYVPQTELNQLQVKFVIANNLSKFQVKPNEYLAHLIGSEMPDTLSAKLRELGLIENLYASADPSEYGSQGSFTITSELTAGGLENRDLIVGLIFKYIALLQSKGVDEQYYQEIKQSLDNDFRFVEKYNDYAYAMRIAATLQKYEPQSVLNYAYEYERFDATEINKVLSQLTVENSRVLYIDQAQPVDTDMEYFKGRYKVETIDDSLRNIWQAKANDIELKLPSVNRLMPENFEVVKAKYTSPKLILDSKEVEVYLTHSEQFSQPKGYLAAKLNSDIDKQTAKQQVMAQLLVKSWENNVLPAVYGESRAAGMYLSVEVNNGLSAWVRGFTDKQAELLLTVFDKLQRYEVSNAELTNLKASYAAELRSNQKQIVIRQSFQTFNKLLTADEFEDSSLLSAIDSITPSELNVFKSQLFKSGKPRFFAFGNYQETLLTKTVKQLVDALPKKRVIEPVYFSPLIALSAASVVNLQTDVNMTDVGLVDASFTSLTPKAAATAMVLQKLIQPSAHKQLRTEEQLGYSVGFFSQRMREHVLMAMYIQSPVKGPNELLSRFNAFKNQFDKELATTKEESIVAIRESVLVGLVQPPKNIREEAWPFYKDWLERKTDFVSQQQLIDVVQVVTLADVQALYGDLNSEGKLSRVVVQLRGTEFKDAAFAEFKQQQKVASIDAFHKKSL from the coding sequence ATGAGATCTAAAAAGTACCTTTGCCTAACGATGAGCTTATGTGCCATTGCAGTGATTAGCAGCGGCTGTAGTCAGCAGCAATCAGTTGCTGAGCAAGCAAGTTCCGTTGTTGCAAATGCATCTAGTGTGGTTGACTCAAACGAAATTAAGAAAAGTGTTAATGACGAGCGCAGTTACCGTGTCATTACTCTGGATAACGAGTTAGAGGTAGTGCTGGTATCGGACCCAAGTATTGAAAAATCTGCAGCGGCATTGAGTGTAGGGGTCGGTTCATATCAAGAGCCTCTAGAGTTTGGCGGCCTAGCTCATTACCTAGAGCACATGCTGTTCCTCGGGACGAAGACTTACCCTAAAGTGGGTGAATATGCCGACTTTGTTGCTAAGAATGGCGGTACTATAAATGCGTACACTCAACTCGATCATACCAACTACATGATTGCGGTTAACAATGGCGCTTACAACGAAGCATTAGCCCGCTTTTCAGGCTTCTTTTATGAACCATTACTCGATGCCAAATACGCGGATAAAGAACGTAATGCAGTGCATTCAGAGTGGAGTATGAAAGGGCCTAATGACTATGTGATCATGGGGGCGCTGGACGGGTTAACACTTAATCAAGACCATCCGATTTCGCAGTTTAACTGGGGAAATCTCAATTCACTGTCGGATAAAGGTGAGCGAACACTGCAAAAAGAGTTGTTGGCTTTCTTTGATAAGTACTACTCTGCAAATCTAATGAAAGCGAGTTTAATTAGCAATCGCTCTCTTGATGAGATGGAAGTGCTGGCGAAGAAGCACTTTTCCGTGATCCCAAATAATGGTATCGATAAGCCAGTTATAAAAGCGCTAGCAGCAACACCAAGTAACGTGAACAAGCTTATTCGTTATGTACCACAAACTGAACTCAATCAGCTGCAAGTCAAATTTGTTATTGCTAATAATCTGTCAAAATTTCAGGTTAAACCAAATGAATATTTAGCACACCTTATCGGCAGCGAAATGCCTGATACCTTGTCTGCTAAACTTCGAGAATTAGGTTTAATAGAAAACCTATATGCTAGTGCTGATCCAAGTGAATATGGCAGCCAAGGCAGCTTCACAATTACTTCTGAGCTAACAGCTGGCGGCCTAGAAAATAGAGATTTGATTGTAGGCCTTATCTTTAAATACATAGCATTACTGCAAAGTAAAGGTGTTGATGAGCAATATTACCAAGAGATAAAGCAATCGCTAGATAATGACTTTAGGTTTGTGGAGAAATATAACGATTACGCTTATGCAATGCGAATTGCTGCAACATTACAAAAGTATGAGCCACAATCGGTATTAAATTATGCTTATGAATACGAGCGCTTTGACGCGACCGAGATCAACAAGGTGCTATCGCAGTTAACGGTAGAAAACTCGCGGGTGCTGTATATCGATCAGGCTCAACCGGTCGATACTGACATGGAGTACTTTAAGGGTCGATATAAGGTAGAAACGATAGATGATTCTCTGCGTAATATTTGGCAAGCAAAAGCCAACGATATTGAGTTAAAGCTGCCAAGTGTTAACCGTTTAATGCCGGAAAACTTTGAGGTAGTAAAAGCCAAATATACCTCTCCAAAACTGATTCTTGATAGTAAAGAAGTTGAAGTTTATCTGACTCATTCAGAGCAGTTTAGTCAACCTAAAGGTTATTTGGCGGCAAAACTTAATAGTGATATCGATAAGCAGACCGCAAAGCAGCAGGTGATGGCACAACTGCTAGTCAAGTCGTGGGAGAATAACGTACTCCCCGCGGTTTATGGTGAATCTCGTGCAGCAGGCATGTACCTCTCGGTAGAGGTTAATAATGGCCTGTCTGCATGGGTTCGAGGTTTTACAGACAAGCAAGCTGAATTACTACTAACGGTATTTGATAAATTGCAACGCTATGAAGTGAGCAATGCTGAGCTCACTAATTTGAAAGCTAGCTATGCCGCGGAGCTACGAAGCAATCAAAAGCAGATTGTCATTCGACAGTCTTTTCAAACATTTAATAAGTTACTTACTGCAGATGAGTTTGAAGATTCAAGTCTACTTTCGGCCATCGACTCAATTACACCGAGTGAACTTAATGTATTTAAGTCACAGTTATTTAAAAGTGGCAAGCCGCGTTTTTTTGCTTTTGGTAATTACCAAGAGACATTGTTAACCAAAACGGTTAAGCAGCTTGTGGATGCTCTACCGAAAAAGCGAGTTATTGAACCTGTATATTTTTCACCTTTAATTGCGTTATCTGCTGCATCAGTCGTTAACCTGCAAACAGATGTTAACATGACTGATGTTGGCTTAGTTGATGCAAGTTTTACATCGTTAACGCCAAAGGCCGCTGCAACCGCTATGGTGTTGCAGAAGCTTATTCAGCCTAGTGCACATAAGCAGTTGCGAACAGAGGAGCAGTTGGGCTACTCGGTTGGTTTCTTTAGCCAGAGGATGCGTGAGCATGTGTTGATGGCAATGTACATTCAATCTCCCGTTAAAGGTCCCAATGAACTTCTGAGTCGCTTCAATGCATTTAAAAACCAATTCGACAAAGAGCTTGCGACAACCAAAGAAGAAAGTATTGTTGCGATTAGAGAGAGTGTTTTAGTTGGGCTAGTGCAACCGCCGAAAAACATCAGAGAAGAAGCTTGGCCATTTTATAAAGATTGGCTTGAACGCAAAACTGATTTTGTCAGTCAGCAGCAACTGATTGACGTTGTTCAAGTGGTGACCTTAGCTGATGTACAAGCGTTATACGGCGATCTTAATAGCGAAGGAAAACTCAGTCGTGTGGTAGTACAGCTGCGTGGCACCGAGTTTAAAGATGCTGCATTTGCTGAATTTAAACAACAGCAGAAAGTAGCCAGTATTGATGCGTTTCATAAAAAGTCATTATAA
- a CDS encoding S9 family peptidase — protein MKSVIRHIGLSALTVAILAGCSATNTTVTPEPVTSENAVTLSAPPQVDQALTLNQIMANPDWMGLLAKGAYWSDDSQSVYFARQAHGNPTRNYYQQDLTGSEANELALNQLHAADQEYGVLDNKKVRKAYIYQGNLFVKDLESAKITQLTRQNTKVDGVRFLINGDIAYWQGDNIFKIDSNSGLSEQLANIKMAVEPKGVQEPATYIAKQQQRLIEYVALQQSNAKSKEQYKEALAKADPTMSAKTWYLGNSEVVTELSLSPDGRYVLLSLRDKDYSWRGEHDIMPNYLGKDGYVDAVPARARVAEDTPAGERLVVLDLQTHTKKDITIEGLTGFDEDVLASVKTENAEAKGESYKSEKLPRKVQRIQDWGWSQSAIQWQANGDKVAVMLEAVDNKDRWIATVDLSKGSLKTEHRLHDDAWINYNFNQYGWLPNSDSLYYLSEETGYSHIYLKANGEKAKALTQGQYVVSDITLGPKAQFIYYKANKSHPGIDNVYRVEIATGKDEQLTQWQGQLDYSLSPDGEQLLLNASTRIKPAELFVQPIGGEIKQLTDYTSAAFKDYAWQAPEVVAVPSTHGAGDVYARVYLPQGYSKDNADKYPAVIFNHGAGYLQNAHYGFSGYFREFMFHNLLAQQGYVVMDMDYRGSKGYGRDWRTAVYRQMGTPEVEDLKDGVSWMAANANVDAGKVGTYGGSYGGFLTFMALFNEPELFQAGAALRPVTDWAHYNAPYTSNILNTPDVDPIAYERSSPIEHAEGLQKPLLIMSGVLDDNVFFQDSVRLVQRLIELEKPMFETAIYPVEPHGFRQPSSWLDEYRRIHKLFEQELK, from the coding sequence ATGAAAAGCGTCATTCGTCATATCGGATTGAGTGCTCTAACAGTTGCTATTTTAGCAGGCTGCTCGGCAACTAATACCACAGTTACACCTGAGCCAGTGACTTCAGAAAATGCTGTCACTTTATCTGCACCACCGCAAGTTGACCAAGCACTTACGCTTAATCAAATAATGGCTAATCCCGACTGGATGGGATTACTCGCAAAAGGCGCTTATTGGAGCGATGATAGCCAATCTGTCTACTTCGCACGTCAAGCTCATGGCAATCCGACGCGTAATTATTATCAACAAGATCTGACCGGTTCTGAAGCTAACGAGCTTGCGTTAAATCAATTGCACGCGGCAGATCAAGAGTACGGTGTACTGGATAATAAAAAAGTCCGTAAAGCCTACATCTATCAGGGCAACTTGTTCGTCAAAGATCTCGAATCAGCAAAGATCACTCAGCTAACTCGCCAAAATACTAAAGTTGATGGCGTGCGTTTTCTTATCAATGGTGATATTGCCTATTGGCAGGGCGATAACATTTTCAAGATTGACAGTAACTCAGGTCTATCTGAGCAGCTGGCCAACATCAAAATGGCAGTTGAGCCAAAAGGTGTCCAAGAGCCTGCAACTTACATCGCTAAACAGCAGCAGCGCCTTATCGAGTACGTAGCACTGCAGCAGAGTAACGCTAAATCTAAAGAGCAGTATAAAGAAGCATTAGCTAAAGCAGATCCGACTATGTCAGCTAAGACATGGTATTTGGGCAATAGCGAAGTCGTTACCGAGCTGAGCTTGTCTCCGGATGGACGCTATGTATTACTGTCGCTGCGTGATAAAGATTACAGCTGGCGCGGCGAACACGACATCATGCCTAACTACCTAGGTAAAGACGGTTATGTCGATGCCGTGCCTGCACGTGCCCGTGTTGCCGAAGATACGCCAGCAGGCGAACGTTTAGTCGTTCTTGATCTGCAAACTCACACTAAAAAAGATATCACCATCGAAGGTTTAACGGGCTTTGATGAAGATGTACTAGCTTCTGTTAAAACCGAAAATGCCGAAGCAAAAGGTGAAAGTTATAAGAGTGAGAAGTTGCCACGTAAAGTGCAACGAATCCAAGATTGGGGCTGGTCACAAAGTGCTATTCAGTGGCAAGCAAATGGCGATAAAGTCGCAGTGATGTTAGAAGCCGTTGATAATAAAGATCGTTGGATAGCGACAGTTGATTTAAGCAAAGGCAGTTTGAAGACAGAGCATCGTTTACATGATGATGCTTGGATAAACTACAACTTTAATCAGTATGGCTGGTTACCTAATAGCGATAGCCTATATTACCTTTCTGAAGAAACTGGCTACTCACATATCTATCTAAAAGCTAATGGCGAGAAAGCTAAGGCACTTACGCAAGGTCAATATGTCGTCAGCGATATTACCTTAGGGCCCAAAGCGCAGTTTATCTATTACAAAGCCAATAAGAGTCATCCTGGTATTGATAATGTGTATCGGGTAGAGATCGCAACCGGTAAAGATGAGCAGTTAACCCAGTGGCAGGGCCAGCTCGACTACAGTTTGAGTCCAGATGGCGAACAGCTACTCCTTAATGCCTCTACTCGCATAAAACCTGCTGAACTTTTCGTGCAACCGATTGGCGGCGAGATAAAGCAGCTGACAGATTACACTAGCGCCGCATTTAAAGATTATGCATGGCAAGCGCCAGAAGTTGTCGCTGTTCCATCTACTCATGGTGCCGGCGACGTGTATGCTCGAGTTTATTTGCCACAAGGGTACAGCAAAGACAACGCTGACAAGTATCCGGCGGTTATTTTTAACCATGGTGCAGGTTACCTGCAAAATGCTCACTACGGCTTCTCTGGTTACTTTAGAGAGTTCATGTTCCATAACTTACTAGCGCAACAAGGCTATGTGGTCATGGATATGGATTACCGTGGTTCAAAAGGTTACGGCCGAGATTGGCGTACTGCAGTGTACCGTCAAATGGGCACACCGGAAGTTGAAGATCTTAAAGACGGTGTGAGCTGGATGGCGGCGAATGCTAATGTCGATGCCGGCAAAGTAGGGACATACGGTGGATCTTATGGTGGCTTCTTGACGTTTATGGCGCTGTTTAACGAGCCTGAACTATTCCAAGCGGGTGCAGCTCTGCGCCCTGTCACTGATTGGGCACATTATAATGCACCGTATACTTCCAATATCTTGAATACTCCGGATGTTGATCCAATCGCTTATGAGCGCAGCTCGCCAATTGAGCATGCCGAAGGGTTACAAAAGCCATTATTAATAATGAGCGGCGTATTGGATGACAATGTGTTTTTTCAAGACAGTGTGCGTTTAGTACAACGTTTGATTGAACTTGAGAAGCCAATGTTTGAAACGGCTATCTATCCGGTTGAGCCCCATGGTTTCCGTCAACCGTCAAGCTGGTTAGATGAATATCGCCGTATACATAAGCTTTTTGAGCAGGAACTCAAATAA
- a CDS encoding anthranilate synthase component II: MILMIDNYDSFTYNLVQYFQQLQQNVTVRRNDEITLAQIELLNPSHIVISPGPCTPNDAGLSLAIIKQFAGKLPILGVCLGHQAIAQVFGANVVKAKRVMHGKTSRITHSGKGLFLGLNNPLTVTRYHSLLIDAVPTGFVLDAWYDDPLHGREIMAMRNPEQKIYSVQFHPESVLTEQGHALLANFIGTT, translated from the coding sequence ATGATCTTAATGATCGATAACTACGACTCTTTTACTTATAACTTGGTGCAATACTTCCAGCAATTGCAGCAAAACGTCACGGTCAGGCGCAATGATGAAATAACTCTAGCGCAAATTGAGTTGCTCAACCCCAGCCATATCGTTATCTCTCCCGGCCCCTGCACGCCAAATGACGCGGGTCTTTCGCTTGCCATCATTAAGCAGTTTGCGGGTAAATTGCCTATCTTAGGTGTATGCTTAGGTCATCAAGCCATTGCGCAAGTATTTGGCGCCAATGTGGTAAAGGCTAAACGTGTCATGCATGGAAAAACCAGTCGCATAACGCATTCAGGCAAGGGGCTATTTCTAGGCTTGAATAACCCACTTACCGTGACGCGGTATCACTCTCTATTAATCGATGCAGTTCCAACTGGTTTTGTGTTGGATGCTTGGTATGACGATCCATTGCACGGCCGTGAAATAATGGCAATGCGCAATCCTGAACAAAAAATCTACTCAGTGCAGTTTCATCCAGAGTCTGTTTTGACAGAGCAGGGGCACGCATTGTTAGCCAATTTTATTGGTACCACCTAG
- a CDS encoding ClpXP protease specificity-enhancing factor has product MKELTPNRPYLLRAYYDWLMDNQLTPHVVVDAYVPGTQVPQQYVKDGQIVLNITESAVGNLQITNEFIEFSARFGGVPQQVLLPMAAIVAIYARENGAGTVFDLEESYEIDDAEEAGLSVVKEPVVEVSEPEESKEEVKEPKRRSHLTLVK; this is encoded by the coding sequence ATGAAAGAGCTTACCCCGAATCGTCCATACTTGTTACGGGCTTATTACGACTGGTTAATGGATAACCAGTTAACGCCCCATGTTGTTGTTGATGCCTATGTGCCTGGCACACAAGTACCACAACAATATGTTAAAGATGGTCAAATTGTACTTAATATTACTGAAAGTGCTGTAGGTAACCTACAGATCACTAATGAGTTTATTGAGTTCAGTGCGCGTTTTGGTGGTGTTCCTCAGCAGGTATTGCTGCCTATGGCTGCAATTGTTGCTATCTACGCCAGAGAAAATGGCGCTGGTACGGTTTTCGATTTAGAAGAATCTTACGAGATAGATGATGCTGAAGAGGCGGGGCTTTCTGTAGTGAAAGAACCTGTCGTTGAAGTAAGCGAGCCTGAAGAGAGCAAAGAAGAGGTTAAGGAACCTAAACGCCGTAGTCATTTGACCTTGGTGAAATAG
- the sspA gene encoding stringent starvation protein SspA, which translates to MAVAANKRSIMTLYSGADDLYSHQVRIVLAEKGVTVDVLQVDPNEIPEDLIELNPYNTVPTLVDRELVLYNSRIIMEYLDERFPHPPLMPVYPVSRGQTRLWMHRIEEDWYALVERIRKGDRAEAARKELTESLTAIAPIFGEVPYFMSEEFGLADCYLGPLLWRLPVLGIELDNRAAKDIKAYMTRLFDRESFKASLTETEREMRMGI; encoded by the coding sequence ATGGCTGTTGCTGCCAACAAACGCTCAATCATGACCCTGTATTCAGGCGCCGATGACCTTTATAGTCATCAAGTACGTATCGTTCTTGCTGAGAAAGGAGTAACGGTTGACGTACTGCAGGTTGATCCAAATGAGATCCCTGAAGATTTGATCGAGCTTAACCCGTACAACACTGTGCCAACATTGGTAGACAGAGAGTTAGTACTTTATAACTCTCGCATCATTATGGAATACCTAGATGAGCGTTTTCCTCATCCACCATTAATGCCTGTTTATCCGGTTTCACGTGGTCAAACTCGTCTTTGGATGCATCGCATCGAAGAAGATTGGTATGCACTTGTAGAGCGTATTAGAAAAGGCGATCGTGCTGAAGCTGCTCGTAAAGAGTTGACTGAAAGCTTAACGGCTATTGCCCCAATCTTCGGTGAAGTGCCTTACTTCATGAGTGAAGAGTTTGGTTTAGCAGATTGCTACTTAGGCCCACTATTGTGGCGTCTACCAGTATTGGGTATCGAACTAGATAACCGTGCTGCAAAAGATATTAAAGCTTACATGACTCGTTTATTCGATCGTGAATCTTTTAAAGCTTCTTTAACAGAGACTGAGCGCGAAATGCGCATGGGTATCTAA
- a CDS encoding cytochrome c1, protein MKKLLIALVALVPTLAMASGGGAHLEDANIDLNDQESLQRGLDHFQNNCAGCHSTQYQRYERVATDLAIPLDVMSAKYVHGEAKVGELMENAIPETDAAKWFGATPPDLTLVARVRGEDWVYSYLKGFYKDETRPFGVNNTVFPSVGMPHVLQELQGLSVKQEDGTLVASGGTLSAEEYDQYVRDITGYLVYSGDPVKLERESLGWWVMGFLFIFFIVAYLLKKEYWKDVH, encoded by the coding sequence ATGAAGAAATTATTGATTGCATTAGTCGCATTAGTTCCAACGTTGGCAATGGCTTCTGGTGGCGGTGCCCACCTTGAAGACGCTAACATTGATCTAAATGATCAAGAGTCACTGCAGCGTGGTTTGGATCATTTCCAAAACAACTGTGCAGGTTGCCATAGCACTCAGTATCAGCGTTATGAGCGAGTAGCAACAGATCTCGCTATCCCGCTAGATGTTATGAGTGCTAAGTATGTCCATGGAGAAGCCAAAGTTGGCGAACTCATGGAAAATGCGATTCCTGAAACAGACGCTGCTAAGTGGTTTGGTGCAACGCCTCCAGACCTAACATTAGTTGCACGTGTTCGTGGCGAAGATTGGGTTTACTCATACCTTAAGGGTTTTTATAAAGATGAAACTCGCCCGTTTGGTGTGAATAATACTGTTTTCCCATCTGTGGGTATGCCGCATGTTCTGCAAGAACTTCAAGGCCTATCAGTTAAACAGGAAGATGGGACGCTCGTTGCGAGTGGCGGTACACTGTCTGCTGAGGAGTATGACCAATACGTCCGTGATATCACTGGCTACTTGGTTTACTCTGGCGACCCAGTAAAACTTGAGCGTGAAAGCTTAGGTTGGTGGGTGATGGGCTTCCTATTTATTTTCTTTATTGTGGCCTACCTCTTAAAGAAAGAATACTGGAAAGATGTACACTAA
- a CDS encoding cytochrome b, with translation MVKNIIDWIDARIPMTATYNRHVGQYATPTNFNFWYFFGSLAMLVLVNQLLTGIWLTMNYVPTAEGAFASIEYIMRDVEYGWLLRYMHSTGASAFFVVIYLHMFRGIIYGSYQKPRELLWLFGMLIFLVLMAEAFMGYLLPWGQMSYWGAQVIISLFGAIPFIGDDLTLWIRGDFVVSGATLNRFFALHVIALPLVLVVLVFLHLIALHEVGSNNPDGIEIKKNKDENGWPKDGIPFHPYYTVKDIMGVAGFLIVFCYVLFFMPEGGGYFLEGPNFEAANPMKTPEHIAPVWYFTPFYAILRAIPDKLIGVIGMGLAIAVLFILPWLDRCSVKSVRYRSMIHKLNIGQFAVSFIVLGYLGAVPTTEILTYVARFFTVTYFAFFLLLWIYSKNEKTKPVPERLTH, from the coding sequence ATGGTTAAAAATATCATTGATTGGATTGACGCACGTATTCCTATGACAGCGACGTATAATCGTCATGTCGGGCAATATGCGACGCCGACCAACTTTAACTTTTGGTACTTTTTTGGCTCGTTAGCCATGTTAGTACTTGTAAACCAGTTGCTTACGGGTATTTGGTTAACAATGAACTACGTTCCGACAGCGGAAGGTGCGTTCGCTTCTATCGAATACATCATGCGTGATGTGGAGTACGGTTGGTTGCTGCGGTATATGCATTCCACCGGTGCATCGGCCTTCTTTGTAGTCATCTATCTTCATATGTTCCGTGGCATTATTTACGGTTCGTATCAGAAGCCAAGAGAGCTGCTATGGCTATTCGGTATGCTTATCTTCCTCGTGTTGATGGCTGAAGCGTTTATGGGTTACCTACTGCCTTGGGGGCAAATGTCCTACTGGGGTGCACAGGTAATTATCTCGTTATTTGGCGCAATCCCTTTTATCGGTGATGACCTGACATTGTGGATCCGTGGTGACTTTGTCGTCTCCGGTGCGACCCTAAACCGCTTCTTTGCACTGCATGTTATTGCATTGCCACTTGTGTTAGTTGTGTTGGTATTCCTACACCTAATTGCATTGCATGAAGTTGGGTCAAACAATCCAGATGGTATCGAGATTAAAAAGAATAAGGATGAGAACGGTTGGCCGAAAGATGGCATTCCATTCCACCCATACTACACAGTGAAAGATATCATGGGTGTCGCAGGATTCCTGATTGTCTTCTGTTATGTATTGTTCTTTATGCCTGAAGGTGGTGGTTATTTCCTTGAGGGGCCAAACTTTGAAGCGGCGAATCCGATGAAGACGCCAGAGCATATTGCACCTGTTTGGTACTTCACACCTTTCTATGCAATCTTGCGTGCGATCCCAGACAAGTTAATAGGCGTGATCGGCATGGGCTTAGCCATTGCTGTGTTATTTATTCTGCCTTGGTTAGATCGTTGTAGTGTTAAGTCAGTTCGCTATCGCAGCATGATCCATAAGCTGAACATTGGTCAGTTTGCCGTATCATTTATTGTATTGGGCTACTTAGGTGCAGTTCCTACAACGGAAATCCTGACTTATGTGGCACGTTTCTTTACGGTGACTTACTTCGCCTTCTTCTTACTGCTGTGGATATACAGTAAGAATGAGAAGACTAAGCCTGTACCAGAGAGGTTGACACACTAA
- the petA gene encoding ubiquinol-cytochrome c reductase iron-sulfur subunit, with protein sequence MSNAPVDTGRRRFLTAATAVVGGAGAAAVAVPFIKSWNPSAKAKAAGAPVEVNISKVEPGQLIRVEWRGKPVWVVRRTKEIIDGLPAIDAQLRDPDSVEPQQPAYAQNTGRSIKAEYFIAVGLCTHLGCSPTYLPDTFGEQVEGVASGFFCPCHGSKFDMAGRVFQGVPAPLNLVIPPHQYIDDGTVIIGVDKGAA encoded by the coding sequence ATGAGCAATGCGCCAGTCGATACCGGACGTCGCAGATTTCTGACCGCAGCAACCGCCGTAGTAGGTGGTGCTGGTGCCGCTGCTGTAGCGGTTCCGTTTATAAAGTCATGGAATCCGAGTGCCAAAGCGAAAGCAGCAGGTGCGCCGGTTGAAGTAAACATAAGTAAAGTCGAGCCAGGTCAACTTATTCGAGTTGAATGGCGTGGTAAGCCTGTATGGGTTGTTCGTCGTACCAAGGAGATCATAGATGGTCTGCCTGCTATTGACGCTCAGCTTCGCGATCCAGATTCTGTTGAACCACAACAGCCTGCATACGCACAAAACACAGGGCGATCAATTAAGGCCGAGTACTTCATAGCCGTTGGCTTATGTACCCACCTAGGTTGTTCTCCAACTTACTTACCAGATACATTTGGTGAGCAGGTAGAAGGTGTTGCATCTGGCTTCTTCTGTCCTTGTCACGGTTCTAAGTTTGATATGGCTGGTCGCGTATTCCAAGGTGTACCAGCTCCATTGAACCTAGTTATCCCTCCACATCAATATATTGATGATGGCACCGTGATTATCGGTGTTGATAAAGGAGCTGCGTAA
- the hflC gene encoding protease modulator HflC, whose amino-acid sequence MGKFTAVIAAVLVAICLSSILVVNEGERAIVSRFGKVLKDDGVTRVYSPGLNIKIPMLDKVKFLDSRVQTLDGAADRFVTSEKKDLMVDSYVKWRILDFERYYLSTNGGIKANAESLLQRKINNDLRTEFGRRTIKEIVSGSRDELQSDALKNASESAADLGIEVVDVRVKQINLPANVSTSIYQRMRAERQAVAKEHRAQGQEQAEIIRAKTDASVTIQTAEAERKALTLRGEGDAEAAKIYADAYTKDPEFFSFLRSLEAYKASFSGDSDVMVLEPNSEFFRYMKSSAGK is encoded by the coding sequence ATGGGTAAATTTACTGCGGTAATAGCAGCGGTACTTGTTGCTATCTGTTTGTCGTCTATTCTAGTGGTTAATGAAGGTGAGCGCGCAATCGTTTCACGTTTTGGAAAAGTCTTAAAAGACGACGGTGTTACGCGAGTTTATAGCCCTGGTTTGAATATAAAGATCCCTATGCTTGATAAGGTCAAGTTTTTGGATTCTCGTGTTCAAACCTTGGATGGTGCAGCGGATCGTTTTGTGACTTCAGAGAAGAAAGATCTTATGGTCGACTCTTATGTGAAGTGGCGTATCTTGGATTTCGAACGTTACTATTTGTCTACTAATGGTGGCATAAAAGCGAATGCGGAATCTCTGTTACAACGCAAAATAAACAACGACCTTCGCACCGAGTTTGGTCGTCGTACGATTAAAGAGATCGTTTCTGGTAGCCGTGATGAACTGCAGTCAGATGCACTTAAAAATGCTTCAGAAAGTGCCGCTGACTTGGGCATTGAAGTCGTTGATGTGCGGGTTAAGCAGATTAACTTACCGGCTAACGTTAGTACCAGTATCTATCAACGTATGCGTGCAGAACGTCAAGCTGTAGCCAAAGAGCATCGTGCTCAAGGTCAGGAGCAAGCCGAGATTATTCGAGCTAAAACTGACGCTAGTGTTACGATTCAAACCGCTGAAGCCGAGCGTAAAGCGCTTACTTTGCGTGGTGAAGGTGACGCCGAAGCTGCTAAGATATATGCAGATGCATACACCAAAGACCCTGAGTTTTTTAGCTTCCTACGTAGTTTAGAGGCTTATAAAGCGAGTTTCTCTGGTGACAGTGATGTGATGGTACTTGAACCGAATAGCGAGTTCTTTAGATATATGAAGAGCTCTGCTGGTAAGTAA